The stretch of DNA GTACGCGACGTGGTGGATTCGTCAGGCGATCAACCGCGCGATTGCCGACCAGGCCCGGACCATCCGTATTCCGGTCCACATGGTCGAGACCATCAACAAGCTGACCCGCACCGCCCGGCAGCTTCAGCAGGAACTCTCGCGCGAGGCCACCTACGAGGAGATCGCCGAGGCGATGGGTCCCGGCTGGGACGCCAACAAGGTCGAGGAAGTGCAGAAGGTCTCGCAGGAGCCGGTGTCGCTGGAAACCCCCATCGGCGACGAGAAGGACTCCTTCTACGGCGACTTCATCCCCGACGAGAACCTCGACTCGCCCGTGGACAATGCCGCCAAGACGCTGCTCTCGGAGGAACTGGAAAAGGCCCTCTCCAAGCTCACCGAGCGCGAGGCGATGGTCCTGAAGTTCCGCAAGGGGCTGGTGGACGGCCGCGAGCACACGCTGGAGGAGGTCGGCCAGCGCTTCAACGTGACCCGCGAGCGCATCCGCCAGATCGAGAACAAGGCGCTGCGCAAGCTCAAGTACCACGAGAGCCGCACCCGCAAGCTGCGCGACTTCCTCGACTGACCCCCTCGCCCTGCACCCCCGTCCCCGTGGCGGGGGTGTTTTGCCGTGTGCCGGGAATGCAGGGTTGCTGCGGCCAGGGCTGCGCTAGGCTGAGCGGCATCGAGACCGTGACCCCCGCCTCCCCGACCCCCACGCGGCGGCCCTGGCGCCCGGACCGCTCGTGGCTGCTGCTGGCTGCGCCGCTGGTGGCGGTGTCCTGGCTGCCGTGGTGGGCGGTGCTGGGCCTCTTGGTGGCCCTGACGCTGACCCACCACGAGGGCGAGGCCCGGCTGGTGCGGGTGCCGCTGCTGCTGCTGGGAGGCGGCCTGGGCCTCGCGCTGCTGCTGCCGGACCTGCGGGGAGCCGGGGGAGCCGTGATCTTCGTCTGGACCTTTGCGCGGGTGATCGCGGGGACGCTGCTGGTGTACTGGAGCGTGTCCCTGCTGGAGGGAGGCAACCGCAGGTGGGGCGCGGCCGGGCTGGCGGCGCTGCTGCTGCCCGGCGCCCTGCTGCCTGGGGCGCTCTCCCCGCTGGGTCTGGCGGCGGGTGTGCTCGCGCTGGTTCTCACGCTGCTGGGCGCGGTGGGGCGCGAGAACAGCCCTGCCCGGCGGCTGGGGGGCGGCGGGCGGGCGGGGCTGGCCGTGACGGGCGCGGCCGCCGCAGTGGGGGCGCTGCTGGGCCTCGCTGCCCTTTCCTGGGCGGCCCCGGCTCCGGCGGCTGGGGTGGCGTCTGCCCCGGCCGCCCCGGCGGCGCAGCAGGACCGCCCACCGGGGACAGACCCCGGTGGGCGAGAGGGCGAGTCGGCGGGCGCCGGGCGCGGCGAGCGGCCCCGGCCGAGCGCCCCCGCGCCGCCGGGGGACCTCCGTGACGTGCTGCCCGGCTCGGAGTACTCGCTACTGGGCGCCGCGCTCCTGATCGGGGCGCTGCTTTTCACCACCTGGCGTCTGCGGGAGCGGGGGGCGCGGGGGCGGAGGGCCGTTCGCTGGTGGGAGGTGGCGGCCGTGCTGGGGCTGGGGCTGACGGCGGTCTTGCTGCTGCTGTTCGGCCTCGCGGTGCGCTCTGGGGCAGGGGCCGCCGGAGGGCCGGGCGGCGGGGTGGCGGTGGGCGCGGGCGGGCCGCTGGTGCCCGCCGCTTCCCCCGCCGTGAGCGCGCTGCCGCCGCTGTGGCGCGGGACGCTCACGGCGCTGAATCTGCTAGCGCTGGCCTTTTTTACCCTGCTGGCCCTGGGGGTGCTGTGGACCGGCCTGCGTGCCCGCCGCGCCGCCGCACAGGCCGGAGTGCTGGCCCCCGGCCTCCTCCCGGCGGAGCCGCCGGGGGCGCTGCACCGCGTCCGCCTGGCCTACCGCGCCGCGCAGGGGAGTCTGGCGGCGGCGGGGTTGGGCCGCGCTTTTTCCGAGACGCCCGCCGAGCACGCCGCCCGCGCGGCCCTCACGCGGCCGGACCTCGCCCCTGCGCTGGACACCCTGGTCGCCGCCTACGCCCCGGTGCGCTACGGGGGCCGCGTGACCGACGAGGACGCCGAGAAAGCCGAGGCCGCCGCCCGCGAGATCGGCCGCCTGGGCGCGGGCCGCCCTCCCGCCCCCCCTCCCTCCTTCCCCGAAAGCGAGACCCCGTGACCCCATCCTCCTCTGCACCTGATCTCCCCCCGCCCGACCTGTCGGCCGTTCAGCGCTTCGCCCAGGCGGTCGAGACCAACGTGGCCCGCGTGCTGGTGGGCAAATCGGACGTGACCCGCCTGAGCCTCGCCGGGATTCTGGCGGGAGGCCACCTGCTGCTCGAAGACGCCCCCGGCACCGGCAAGACCATGCTGGCCCGCGCGCTGGCCGCCAGCCTGGGCCTGGACTTCCGGCGGGTGCAGTTCACGCCCGACCTGCTGCCGGGTGACGTGACGGGGGTGAGCGTGTACCGCCCGGCCACCGGCGAGTTCGAGTTCGTGCCCGGCCCGGTCTTCACCGGGCTGCTGCTCGCCGACGAGATCAACCGCGCCACCCCCAAGACCCAGTCGGCGCTGCTGGAGGCGATGGGGGAGGGGCAGGTCACCGAGTCGGGCGTCACGCACCGCCTGGCCCCGCCCTTCGTGGTGATCGCCACCCAGAATCCCATCGAGCACGAGGGGACCTACCGCCTGCCCGAAGCGCAGCTCGACCGCTTTCTGCTCAAGCTCTCGGTGGGCTACCCCACGCTGGACGAGGAGGTGCAGATGCTCGCCCGGCTCCAGGGCGCCCACCCCATCGAGACGCTGACGGCGGTCGCCGCGCCCGGGGACCTGCTGGCGGCGCGGGCGGCGGTGCGCGGGGTGCGCGTCTCGGACGACCTGCGGCGCTACATGGCGGGCCTGGGGGCGCGGACGCGCTCGCACGGGCAGGTCGCGCTGGGAGCCGGGCCGCGCGCCAGCCTCGCCCTCCAGGGGGTGGCGCAGGCGCTGGCGGCGCTGTCGGGGCGGGCTTTCGTGATTCCCGACGACGTGAAGGCCGCCGCCCCCGGCGTGCTGGCCCACCGCCTCAACCTGCGCATCGAGGCGCGGCTGGCCGGAACGCCCCCCGAGAGCGTGGTGGCCGAGGTGCTGCGCCAGGAGCCGGTGCCCGCCGACCCCGCCGCGCTCGCCGGGACCCCCCTCTGAACGGGGCCGGTCTGAACCTCGCGGCCCTGGGGTTGGTGCTGGCCGCCCTGCTGCTTCTGGTCGGGCTGGCCTGGCTGCTGTCGCGCCGCCCGCCAGAGGTGCGGCTGACCCGCACCTTTGCGCCCCAGGGGTTCGAGGGGACCCGCCTTGCGTACCACGTCCGCCTCGAGATCCGCACCCGGCGCCCCCTGCGGGTGACCGTGGAGGACCCCACGCCGCTCACGGTCGTCTCCAGCGAGGTGCTGACGGTGGGCGGGCTGACGCTGGGGCGCACGGTTACCGAACTTGACGGCTCCCTGCTGCTCAACCGCCGGGGCGAGCACGCCTGGCCGGGCGGCACGCTGCGCTGGGCCGATCCGCTGGGGCTGTTCTGGCGCTCGGCGCCGCTGGGCGTGCCCGGCTCCCTGGAGGTCTACCCCGGCACGCACGGGCTGGTGCTGCCCGATCTGCTGCGCCCGCTGCTCAGCGAGGGGACTCTGTCGCGCACACTGGGCCTGGAAGACCCCATCAGCCTGCGCGGGGCGCGGCCCTACCTGCCGGGCGACCCGCCGGGCCGGGTCCACTGGCGGCTCTCGGCGCGCACGGGGTCTCTCACCGTGCGCGAACTCGACCGCACCGCCGCGAGCAGCGTGACCGTCTTTCTGGACCTCCAGGGCAGCGAGGTCTACGTGGACAGCGCCGTGCGGCTGGCGAGCAGTCTGGTGCAGGAAGCGCTGGCGCTCGACCTCCCGGTCAGCGTGGCGACCCGGGCGGGCGCCACCCCCACGGGCCGCACCCCGGAAGCCCTGCGCGCCGCCCTGAGCCTGCTGGCCCGCGCCCAGCCCGAGGCCCGGCCGGAAGTCCCGCTGATGCCCCCCACCCGCGCGGGCGGCAACCTGATCGTGCTGACCCAGGCGGCCGGCCCCGCCCTGGTCGAGCAGGCGATGCGGGCGCGGGCCTCGGCCAGCCGGGTGGTGATCGTGGCGATTCCCGATGGCTTTTACCTCGAATCCGGCGAGACGCCCCGGCGCCAGTGGGTCGGGGCGCCGCAGACGGTGCGCGACCTGGAGCGCCGGGCGGGCATCCTGGCGGGGGCGGGCGTGCTGGTGTTCGTGCTGCGCGGCAACCAGAGCGTGCTGCGGCTGGGGGCCTGAAGCGCCCGCCTGGCCCGGCCAGGAACCAAGCCTAAAGGGACGCTCACGCCGCGCCTGAAAGGCCCCTGCTAGCGTAGGGCCATGACCCAGCGTGACGATCACACCGACGTGCCCAGGACCGAGGACGAGATCAGCAACGTGGACCTGCAATTCATGGGCCGCACCGACGAGCGCCGCGACGCCCTCAAGGACGCCCGCGCCGAGGCCCGCAACGCCGACGAGTTCGAGGAACGTGGCCTCGACAAGCAGGACGTGGCCTCGCAGGGCAGCATGATCGCCAGCGACCCCGCCAGCACCATCCCCGGCGACGAGACCTCCGAGGACACCGGGCAGGGCTGACCCCTCTCCCCGCTGCTGCGCCGCGCGCCCCCCCTCTTCCCCGGAGAGAGGGGCGCCTTTGCTGGCGGTGGAAGCTGGCCGCTGGCCGCTACTTCCCCACGCAGAAGTTGCGGAACACCGCGTCCACCACGTCCTCTGCCACGTCGCGGCCAGTCAGCTCGGCCAGGGCGCGCAGGGCTTCTTCCAGCTCGTACCCGGCCAGGTCGTCGGGAAGGAAGCGGGCGGCTTGCAGGTGCGCCAGCGCCCGCCGCGCCGCGTCCACCTGCCGCTCGGTGGTGAGCCACGCCTCGCCGCGCGCCGCGTCGCCGAGCAGGGCCGCGTGCAGGGCTTCCCGCAACCCGGGCAGGCCCTCCCCGGTCACCGCGCTCACCGCCAGCGTGGTGGGGTCGGTCCACGCGGCGGGGAGGTCGCTCTTGGTCCGCACCCGCAACACCCGTGCCTGCGGCGGCAACTCGGCGGGCAGCGCCTCACGCTCCACGCTGCCGTCCTCCAGCGCGAGCACCAGATCGGCCCCCCCGGCGAGGCGCACCGCCTGCCGCACCCCGGCCGCCTCGACCTCGTCCGCTGTCTCGCGCAGGCCCGCCGTGTCCAC from Deinococcus budaensis encodes:
- a CDS encoding DUF4129 domain-containing protein, which codes for MTPASPTPTRRPWRPDRSWLLLAAPLVAVSWLPWWAVLGLLVALTLTHHEGEARLVRVPLLLLGGGLGLALLLPDLRGAGGAVIFVWTFARVIAGTLLVYWSVSLLEGGNRRWGAAGLAALLLPGALLPGALSPLGLAAGVLALVLTLLGAVGRENSPARRLGGGGRAGLAVTGAAAAVGALLGLAALSWAAPAPAAGVASAPAAPAAQQDRPPGTDPGGREGESAGAGRGERPRPSAPAPPGDLRDVLPGSEYSLLGAALLIGALLFTTWRLRERGARGRRAVRWWEVAAVLGLGLTAVLLLLFGLAVRSGAGAAGGPGGGVAVGAGGPLVPAASPAVSALPPLWRGTLTALNLLALAFFTLLALGVLWTGLRARRAAAQAGVLAPGLLPAEPPGALHRVRLAYRAAQGSLAAAGLGRAFSETPAEHAARAALTRPDLAPALDTLVAAYAPVRYGGRVTDEDAEKAEAAAREIGRLGAGRPPAPPPSFPESETP
- a CDS encoding AAA family ATPase; this encodes MSAVQRFAQAVETNVARVLVGKSDVTRLSLAGILAGGHLLLEDAPGTGKTMLARALAASLGLDFRRVQFTPDLLPGDVTGVSVYRPATGEFEFVPGPVFTGLLLADEINRATPKTQSALLEAMGEGQVTESGVTHRLAPPFVVIATQNPIEHEGTYRLPEAQLDRFLLKLSVGYPTLDEEVQMLARLQGAHPIETLTAVAAPGDLLAARAAVRGVRVSDDLRRYMAGLGARTRSHGQVALGAGPRASLALQGVAQALAALSGRAFVIPDDVKAAAPGVLAHRLNLRIEARLAGTPPESVVAEVLRQEPVPADPAALAGTPL
- a CDS encoding DUF58 domain-containing protein; translated protein: MAALLLLVGLAWLLSRRPPEVRLTRTFAPQGFEGTRLAYHVRLEIRTRRPLRVTVEDPTPLTVVSSEVLTVGGLTLGRTVTELDGSLLLNRRGEHAWPGGTLRWADPLGLFWRSAPLGVPGSLEVYPGTHGLVLPDLLRPLLSEGTLSRTLGLEDPISLRGARPYLPGDPPGRVHWRLSARTGSLTVRELDRTAASSVTVFLDLQGSEVYVDSAVRLASSLVQEALALDLPVSVATRAGATPTGRTPEALRAALSLLARAQPEARPEVPLMPPTRAGGNLIVLTQAAGPALVEQAMRARASASRVVIVAIPDGFYLESGETPRRQWVGAPQTVRDLERRAGILAGAGVLVFVLRGNQSVLRLGA
- a CDS encoding M-like protein codes for the protein MTQRDDHTDVPRTEDEISNVDLQFMGRTDERRDALKDARAEARNADEFEERGLDKQDVASQGSMIASDPASTIPGDETSEDTGQG